One Apium graveolens cultivar Ventura unplaced genomic scaffold, ASM990537v1 ctg5766, whole genome shotgun sequence genomic window carries:
- the LOC141702815 gene encoding secreted RxLR effector protein 161-like has protein sequence MAKCNPCKYPMDPKEVITKNEGGKAVDAIQFKSLVGGLRYLVHTCPDIVYAVGVISRHMERPTIIHLNAAKRILRYIHGTLNLGLVYTKDCGNNVLTGYFDSNLAGNLDDRRSTGTMVFYLNECLVTWVSQKQHNIALSSYEAEYMAAAIAACQGIWLRNVMMQVTGERMNPVVIYIDNRSTIDLARNPVSHKRSKHIDIRFHFIRECIDRGEIVIKHIGGESQRACFSN, from the coding sequence ATGGCTAAATGTAATCCGTGCAAATATCCTATGGATCCAAAGGAAGTCATTACTAAAAATGAAGGAGGGAAAGCAGTCGATGCAATACAATTTAAGAGTCTAGTTGGTGGACTTAGATACTTGGTTCACACATGCCCGGACATTGTATACGCTGTGGGTGTGATTAGCAGACACATGGAAAGACCAACTATAATTCATCTTAATGCAGCAAAACGTATACTGAGATATATACACGGCACGTTGAATCTTGGTCTGGTCTACACAAAGGATTGTGGAAATAACGTATTAACTGGATATTTTGACAGTAACCTAGCAGGAAATCTCGATGATCGAAGAAGTACTGGTACAATGGTTTTCTATCTGAATGAATGTTTAGTGACATGGGTGTCTCAAAAGCAACATAATATTGCCTTATCCTCCTATGAAGCAGAATATATGGCTGCTGCAATAGCTGCGTGCCAAGGGATTTGGCTCAGGAACGTGATGATGCAGGTTACAGGTGAACGAATGAATCCAGTTGTTATATATATTGATAATAGGTCAACAATAGATTTGGCAAGAAATCCAGTTTCTCATAAGCGAAGCAAGCACATCGACATACGTTTTCATTTCATCCGGGAATGCATTGATCGAGGTGAAATTGTTATTAAACACATAGGTGGAGAAAGCCAGCGAGCATGTTTCTCTAACTAA